AACATCGGTAAGAGCAGCAGTATCCCCTGCAGCATCAGATCGGAAAACAAACTGACAACGTTACCCATCGACACTTCCATGCCTAGTTTCTGTTCGAGTATCAGGCCGAACATGCGTAGGAGGCGTTCCTTATAATAACCGCCAAGCATAATAAAGCTTAGGAATACGAATAGCAGGATAAAAGCAGCGGGAAGCTCCGGGCTTTTGGCCACCTGGCCTTTTTGACGAGCCTCTTGCCGTTTCTTTGGCGTTGCACGCTCCGTCTTTTCTTGTGAGAACAGCTGTAAGTCAAGCGTCCAACGATACGGTCTCACGATCGCTGCCCTCCTGCCTAAGATACGGGACCATGAATGATGACAAACAGCTTATTCATGGCGGTAAACATCTGCGAAAACAAATGATTGAAGATGATGACGAGCCCTGGGAGCATGATAGCCAGCATCAGCAATCCTATTATGATTTTGAGCGGAATACCGATGACAAACACATTATATTGAGGTGCCGTTCTGGCAAGAAATCCAAGTCCCACATCAGTTAAAAACATGGCAACGACTATAGGCGCCGACATTTGCAGCGCAAGCATAAAGGTGTCGGCAAACGTCCGCACAAGGAAATCGGCAATGCTTCCTTCATACAAACGGCTGAAAAGTGAATTAGAAAGCGGGATCCACTCATAGCTCTGCAGTATAGCGGACAACAAGTAATGATGACCGTTTATGGACAAGAAAATGAGAGTCGCTATCATAAATTTCAAATTTGCGAGAAGCGGAGCGGAAGCGCCCGTCATCGGGTCGATTACGTCGGCGATGCCGAATCCTATCTGCAGGTCCATAAAAGCGCCGGCAGTTTGAATAGCTGCAAAAAATAAATATGAGGTAAATCCAAGCAGAACTCCCGCCAATATTTCCCTTACGATGATCAAGATAAATCCGGCGTCCGGTACAATAGTTTGCTTTAACCCATAGGTCAAAAATACGAGCAGCGATACTATAAAACAAAACCCTATCTTAAATGAGGCCGGTACATTTCGGGAAGAAAATACAGGCGCAACGACGAAAAAAGAGGTTATTCGACAAAAAATAAGCAAAAAAATAGGGAATCCTTTCAAAAAAACATCCATCGATCCACAGCCTATCCGATGTATTTATACAGGTTGTTCAGCAGGTTGTAAGTGAAATCGACCAGCGTGTTTAATATCCATGGACCAAACAGCAAAATCGAAAGCAGGACCGCTACAATTTTCGGAATGAATCCGAGCGTCTGTTCCTGGATTTGGGTTGTTGCCTGGAAGATACTTACGATCAGTCCAACGACAAGCCCAAGAACCAGCATCGGTGCGCTGGCTTTCAACACCGTGTACACCGCTTGCCCAGCTAAAGCAATTACGAAGTCTGAACTCACGGCTGCACTCCTCTCTGACAGACGTTACGTATGGAAACTCAGCAGCAGAGACTTCACGATCAGATACCATCCGTCAACAAGCACGAAAAGCAAGATTTTAAAAGGCAACGAGATCATTACCGGGGGCAGCATCATCATCCCCATAGCCATAAGTGTGCTGGCCACTACCATATCGATAACAAGGAATGGTATGAAAATCATGAACCCCATTTGAAAAGCGGTTCGGAGTTCACTTAGGGTGTATGCCGGCACCATTACCGTAATAGGAATATCCTCGTACGTTTTTGGCTTCGCTGTTTTTGTGTAATTCATAAATAGAAGCAGGTCTTTCTCCCGTGTTTGGTTAAACATAAACTTCTTCATTGGCACTACCGCTTTGCTAAGCGCTTCCGTCTGAGTTAAGTCTCCCTTTAAATAAGGCTGGAGCGCCACTTCGTTCACTTGTCCGAAAGTTGGCGCCATAATAAAGAAGGAAAGAAACATAGCCAGACCGATCAATACTTGGTTGGGCGGCATTTGCTGCGTGCCAAGAGAAGTTCGTACAAACCCGAGAACAATGACAATCCGGGTAAAACTGGTCATTAACACAAGAATAGCCGGTGCAACGCTCAAAACTGTAATAATAAGCAGCAGTGAAAGTGCGCTGGTGCCCGGCTTTTCACTTCCATCGCCGATATTCACGCTGACATTCGGCAATGGGGCTGCGAACGTGTGGCTGTGAACCAACAGTGCGATCGCTTGTAATGCGATCAAAGATATTATGATTTTCTTGTTCATTCGTCCAACAACCGATCGTTGTGATTTTGCTCCTTGAGCAGATCTTCTACCTTTTGTTTCTGAACCGATTGACGCTTCATCTTATCCTGCAGCATCTCTTGAAAAGAAGCTGCCGCTTGCCACGGCTCCGAAGTAGGCTCAATATTTTGCTTTCTGTTTCGCAATCGGCTTAGCAAATCTGCAATTGATGAGCTGTTCCAGTGGCGGCTGTTTTGCTGATCGATCGCCTCCAATACGGCTGAAGCCGCATAAGCATCCTCGATTTTATCCAAAAGCGTAATGCTGTCTCCGACCCCTACCACATATACTCGTCCCGATAGTTCAACAACCTGCAGCGATTTATTAGGACCAAGGGGAATACCGCCTAGCGATCGGAGCGCACGATTGTTACCCCATCCCCGATTTCGTGCGGAGAGCCACTTGATAAGAAGGACAATAAGGCCGATGACCAGCATGAGGGCAACAATGACCCAAATAAAGTAACCGACTCCTGGGCCGCCGATATCAGGCGCCCCGTCCTGCCCCGGCGCCGCCGCCGCCAGGTTAACTGTCATAAGCCACCCGCCGAGAGATAAGCCCGCAAGCCGTAATCCGTTTTTGCTTTTCATTCTTCGATTAACCAAGCGTTTTCTTGATCGCCTCGATTACCCGGTCGGCCTGGAACGGTTTTACGATAAAGTCTTTTGCGCCTGCTTGAATTGCATCGATAACCATAGCTTGCTGACCCATCGCAGAACACATAATAACTTTGGCGTTTCCATCGATTTTTTTGATTTCTTTCAAGGCGACGATCCCGTCCATTTCCGGCATTGTAATATCCATCGTTATCAAGTCAGGTTTAAGCTCCTTGTATTTTTCGATTGCCTGAGATCCGTCCTGTGCTTCTCCGACAACCTCGTACCCGTTTTTCGTTAAAATGTCACGAATCATCATTCTCATGAACGCTGCATCGTCTACGATCAAAATGCGGTTTGCCATTGTTATTTCCCCCTAAAAGTTTTGTGCGGTTACTTCTTGGATACGCTGCTTTAGCAAGCACAAAACTTGCTTCGGAAGCATACTCCCAGTTTTGTGCGGTTACTTCTTGGATACGTTGCTTTAGCAAGCACAAAACTTGCTTCGGAAGCATACTCCCAGTTTTGTGCGGTTACTTCTTGGATACGTTGCTTTAGCAAGCACAAAACTTGCTTCGGAAGCATACTCCCAGTTTTGTGCGGTTACTTCTTGGATACGCTGCTTTAGCAAGCAAAAAACTCGCTTCGGAAGCATGCTCCTAGTTTTGTGCGATAATTCTTAAATAGGTTGCTTTGAAAGCACAAAACACGCCTCGTAAGCATATGCCAAGTTTTGTGCGGTACTTTTTATTTTCCGAATTATTGCAATTTTTGCATGCGGTCCCATTGGCTGACTATGTCGGTAACCCGCACACCGAAGTTTTCATCGATAACGACGACTTCACCTTTAGCAATCAGTTTATTATTGACAAGTATATCCACCGGTTCGCCCGCAAGCTTATCGAGCTCAATAATTGAACCTTGCGACAGTTCAAGAATATCCTTGATTTGCTTCTGTGTTCTTCCCAATTCCACCGTGACCTTCAGCGGAATGTCGAGCAGCAAATTCAGATTCGAATCTTCCGGTTGTATATAAGGCGCGCCTTGAAAATTTGCAAATTGTACCGGCTGCACATTTACATTCCGGTTAGGCAGCCCGCCATAGGTCTGCGGTCCGGCAGCGTATTGAGGCACGGACTGCTCCATATGCGCTGCCGCCGCAGCAGGCGGTGACATTGGAATGGGCGGTGCCGCAGGTGCCGGTTCCGGAGCCGCATACGTCTGCGCCGGTGGTGCGCTGACAGGCGCTGCAGGGGCCGGGACAGGTTCTGAGTCGAAAGCTCCCCCCATAAGTGTTGACACCATTTCTTTTGCAAAAGAAATAGGAAGCAGCTGCATAATGGTAGAATCGATCAGATCTCCGATTGCCAGTCGGAACGAAACCTTTATGAATGTATCGTCAGGCGGCAAGTTATCTACGCCTTCGCCATTAGAAACGTTTAATATATCAATGCCGGGCGGCGATATGTTTACAAACCGGTTGAATATCGTGGACATTGAGGTAGCAGATGAGCCCATCATTTGGTTCATTGCTTCTTGTACGGCGCTAATGTGAATCTCATTGAGTTCTTCGTTCGCCGGTTTCCCTTCTCCTCCAAGCATCAAATCCGCTATCGTTTGTGCGTCCGCGGTCTTAATGACGAGTGAATTGATCCCTTGAAACCCGTCTACATAGCGGACGGAAACTGCAACGTGCGGCTTTGGAAATTCATCATCAAGTTCGCTTCGTTTGATTATAGATACCGTAGGTGTTGTAATATCTACTTTTCTACCGAGCAATGTCGATAATGCGGTTGCAGCGCTGCCAAATGTGATATTACCGATTTCCCCTAAAGCATCCTGTTCGATGGAGCTTAAGTAATCGCTTAGCTGCTGCTCCAGTCCCGCCGCCTCGGGCATATCCGGCTCATCGGAAGATTGACGCAGCAGGGCATCGATTTCTTCTTGAGATAAGTAATCTTTACTCGTCATATTCCTCTTCCACTCCTTCGGTGAGAACCTCGTCGATCTGAATGGCCAATCGGTCTTTGACCGAGCCCGGGCTTCCTTTAAATTTGAGCTTTTCTCCGACCTTAATGTCCAATCCTTCACTGATCGGCTTATTCAAAGCGATGACATCTCCGACGCCCAGTCCCAGAAATTCGCGAATTGATATGCTGGACTGTCCAAGCTCTGCCACAATCGGAAGCTTTGCTTTACTGACCCGCTGTTTCAATACTTCTATCTCTTCTGGCGCACGTGTTTTCTTCTGGGAAACAAACCAATGATGTACGGATAACCGCGGCATGATCGGCTCGATTACTACGTGAGGAATACACAAGTTGATCATTCCAGTTGTATCACCGATCTTCGTACTAAGCGATATAAGTGCAATAGTCTCGTTTGGAGAGACGATTTGCATAAATTGCGGGTTCGTCTCCAGCGCTTCCATCCTCGGCGATATATCGATAACCGTCTTCCACGCTTCCTGCAGGCTTTCAAAAGCGCGACTGAAAATTCGCTCCATGATGATGGTTTCTATTTCAGTCAATGCATTGATCTTGGATGGCGCCATTCCCTGGCCCCCGAGCATCCGGTCAAGCATCGCATATGCGACGTTCGGGTGCACTTCGAGAACCATCCGACCTTCCAGCGGCTCCGCTTCAAAGATGTTCAGTATCGTCATCTTCGGAATCGATCGAATAAATTCATCGTATGGCAGCTGCTCTACTTGGACGACACTAATTTGAACAAAGGTGCGAAGCTGCGCCGAGAAATAGGTTGTCAAATATCGCGCGAAGTTTTCGTGTACCCGGGTCAAGCTCCGGAGGTGATCCTTCGAGAAACGGAGCGCACGCTTGAATTCGTAGGACCGAATTTTCTTCTGCGTATCTTCCTTTTTCAATTCCTCTGCGTCCATCTCTCCGGATGATAAAGCAGCAAGCAACGCGTCAATTTCATTCTGCGACAAAACATCAACCAATTATCTCACCCCCTTCGAAGGAATGCGGCATCTCATCATTAGAGCTTCGTTACTATAAAATCCGTCACTTGGACGTTAACGAGCTTACCGTCGGGAAGCTGCGGATTAATCAAGTTAAGCAATTTCGCACACAGCTCGTCTTTTCCGCGAGATCCATTGATTTCCTCCGGTGTAATATCCGCCAGTGTACGAATAATAATCGGTTTGATCTCGATATCTTTAATTTTGTCGAAATCTTCTTTCGTTGATTTCTCATCGAGCTGGAATGCAAATCCCATTACTGCAATATAATCGTCACCGGCCAGATTCGTTTTGATATCCGTGATCTCACTCGTGACTGCAACCCGCTCATCTGCATCAAGGTGCACGACTTTCACTTTATCCGCACTGCTGGCAGCTTTCCCCGTTGCATCTTTTGTTGCGTCGCCGCTCATCATAGAGTTGTATAAAATAACGGCCACTATAGCGATTAGCGTAATCGCAAGCAATATCGTAATCAACCAGGGCAGCATCTTTTTCATGTCGAGGGTCCCTCCGTTTGTCCGCTCTTTAGGGTCGCCGCATAAACGCCGATCGAGCGAAGATACAACTGAATGGAGGAAATCAAATCTGCCGCTTTCTCCAAGACCAGTATTTTTTTACCCGTTGTAAGTGTAATTAACGTATCAGGCGTTTCTTCGACCGTTTCGATAAGCAGCGCGTTGACATAATATTGAGTACCGTTCAAACGCGTTACAGCAATCATGGGCTCCCTCCTTAATCTGTCAGGGAGGCGAAAATGCCTCCCCTGCCGGCGGCTATCCTATCGTTTTAAATTAACAACCTCTTGCAAAATTTCGTCGGATGTCGTGATAATTCTTGAATTAGCCTGGAAACCGCGCTGTGCGACAATCATTTCCGTGAACTCCGAAGTCAAATCCACATTTGACATTTCAAGCTGACCTGCGACGATTGCGCCTGTTCCGGCTGTCAGATCGCCGGCGGTAGTCAATGTTTCATCACCGTTAGCATTCGCATTCTGAGTCATTTTGTATAAGTTTCCACCGAGCTTCTCAAGACCGCCGGGGTTAACTACTTTCATAATGCCCAATTGAGCGACTACAGAGCTGGTTCCGTCATCAGCAACGCCGATTATCGATCCGTCTTGTGCAATCGAGAACGACTTCACGGCTGCAGGATCAAGTTTTATCGGTGCACCGCCTGAATCAAGGACGAACATCCCGTCACCATTCACAAGTTGACCGAGAGCATCGAGAGTGAAGTTACCGGCGCGAGTAAGATATTTGGTAGTGCCGTCGTCGGGCGATACCGCGAAAAATCCGTCACCGTCAATCCGAAGATCGGTCGGCACGTTCGTAGTCATGGCGCTTCCGGGAGTATGAACGGTGTCGATGGAGGCGAGAGCAACGCCAAGACCGATTTGCTTCGCGTTTACTCCGCCGGTAGTTCCGTCTTCGGGGCGTGTTACTCCCGCAACGGACTGGCTCAGGATGTCCTTGAACATAACGCGGCCAGCCTTGAAGCCGACAGTATTAACGTTCGCGATATTGTTGCCGATTACATCAAGCTTAGTTTGAAATCCCCGCATACCTGACACACCGGAATACATTGACCTTAACATACGTTATTCAACCTCCTAAGAGTTTTTAGTGATACTTCCCGAATGATCCTGCTTGGAGCTAAAAACTCACTTCGGAAGCATACGCTAAGAGTTTTTAGCGATACTTCCCGAATGATCCTGCTTGGAGCTAAAAACTCACTTCGGAAGCATACGCTTCGAGTTTTTAGTGATACTTCCCGAATGATCCTGCTTGGAGCTAAAAACTCACTTCGGAAGCATACGCTTCGAGTTTTTAGCGATACTTCCCGAATGATCCTGCTTGGAGCTAAAAACTCACTTCGGAAGCATACGCTTCGAGTTTTTAGTGATACTTCCCGAATGATCCTGCTTGGAGCTAAAAACTCACTTCGGAAGCATACGCTTCGAGTTTTTAGTGATACTTCCCGAACGATCCTTCTTTGGATGCTCCGAGTTTGACCGTTTAATGCCTTTAAGCCGCTTCCGTCGTTCCGCAGCTTACACCGGCTTCCTGCTTAGAGGTCCAGCCTGTTATGAAACAATTACCGCACTGTCAATCTGAGTAAATACATTGCCCTGAACCGTATTGCCATCCATCGCGGTAACCACGGTTCGACTGGGTATATTGACGATCATGGCAATCTCCCGGTATACGACTAACGAGTCTTTCGCTCCTTTGGCCGCTGCCTGATCGATTGCATGGCCTATTTTCGCCAAGGCCTCCGGTTTTAATGAGATTCCACGCTGCGCAAGCCTTAGTTCTGCATGATGACTGAAATTGAGAATACTGCGTCCGAGAGTTTCCTTAAAAGAAACCGTTGCCGTTGAACCCTCCTGCCGTGACTGCTTGCGTACCTGAGGATTCACTCCGTTCAAACGAAGATCTCCGATCGTGAATTGATCATTCACTCGTTTGTTCACCACCTTCGGCGATGGAAATGATATCGTCGAGTTTGATATCCAGATCACCGACTCTGGCGTACTGCGTACCGTCTTTAATCAGTATCGAATCAACTTTGCCGCTCTTTGAAATGAGCTCGCCGGTTTGGCCGGTTTGATACCACTCCACATCCTTGCCGATCATGCTGGAGGCCATTCCAAGATTTTGGCGAATCTTGGTCAGTTCACCCGTCATATTCATTAACTGTTCAACCGAAGAGAACTGCGCCATTTGTGCAATAAAATCTTTATCTTGCAGCGGCTGCATCGGGTCCTGATTTTGAAGCTGAGTAACCAGAATTCGCAGAAAATCATCTTTTCCAAGCGTTTCGTCTTTCGTCTTAGCCGATGCGGTCTGAACATTGCTCTTAGCATAATAAGGCCATACATTTCCGGTGGAGATTGCATCGTTTGACATGTTTGCTTCACCTCCGTTCAAAAAAGAACGTAATAGTTCGAAGGACGAAATCACACTAAAGTGTGAATCCCTCTGCCGAGTCCCATGCGCCGATCGACCGCCTGCTCGGCCGCTTTTCCCTCCAGGTCGACATCAAAGGCCGTCACTTCCCCCAAGGTATCGCTTTCCGATTTATTTCGCTTGTCGGCCTGCTGTTCTCTTCCGCCGTGACCTTGGCGGTCCTGGAACATGCTTGTCTGAACCGTGGTTTGCGAAACCTCAAGCTTATCAACCTGCAGCCCTTGAGACTGAAGCGATGAGCGAAGCTGTGCCATCTGATTTTCGAGTATATCTTTAGCTGCTGTCGTATCTGTCAAGAAAAGGGCTGTCAGTTGACCGTTATGTACCGTAATCCGTACGTCAACTTGTCCAAGGTGCTCCGGGAACAGCGATATACGCGCTTCGGATACGCCATTAACCGATGATACGTTAAACTGCTTCGCAACTAGGCTCTGCATCGTTTCGGCAAACTGTTGCACCGGAATGGGAGCCGCAATCTTGACCGGGTGGATTTGCCGCTGCTGTTCTTGGCTTCCGGCAATTGGGACAGCCGTACTGCTGCTAGCCGCCAATTCTTCTGCCGGTTTATCAGCAGATACCGTTTCTTGCTTCGAAGGAAGAACCTTTAACAATCCGACATGCAGCAGCTGATTAGCCATCCGGTGAAGATGTGAATTGGAAGCCTGCGTCGTCTGTATATTCGGCATAGCATCTGCCGATTCAACGTTAGGAACAGCAGCATGCTGAATTTTAACGCGTTGCGGCATCACACCATCAAGCATCTGCTTGACTTGCGTAAGCTGCTTGCCAATCAAATCAAGCTGATCGAGAGTAACTTTGCCGCCTCTCCCTTGCTGCAGAAAAGACCGAAGATCCATTAACGCGTCCTGAAGCCCGAACTTCAATGCTGTCATCACTTCTTTATTATGGCCCGACTGTTCTTCCGGCGAAGACAATGATTTCGGTATCAATGCAGCTGATTGCTGGGCGAGCCCGGTCTGGACAGCTTCGGATAATTTAATCGCCGTATTCGAATCAATAGAAGCTTGTCCGGCATTTTCATCTGCTGGATTAACGTTAGCTGGATCGGCTGCAGGCTGCTGCAGCACAGGCATGCCTAGTAAAGCTAGAAGCTCGTCCAGCTGCTTCAAGGTATCCGCCATATCGTTTTCACTAACGGCGCTGTCACCCTTCGGGTCATCTTGCGAATCCAGCTTTTTCAATAGCTCTTCAATAGCTTTCAGCAGATCGGCTGCGGTAAAATTGCTGCCCAGCAGTCCAGTAAGCGCGTTAGCGTTTATCGGAATCGCCGCCGCTTCTCCGGTGACCGGAGCTTGTGACTGGCCTGTTGTGGTTAGAACGCCGGAGATCGTCTGTTCAAGCGTTTGATCGAAGCCATTGCTTTCGGGAGCCGTGCCTTTTGTACCGTTGCCGCCGGGCTGTGCTTGACTTACGGCCGGCGCCGCTTGAGAAATAGACATTTGCATACATTTCACCTCCTTTCCGTGAGGCGGGAATGCCACTATTTGCCGGTCATCAGCTTCGAGACAAGCTGTGCAGTAACGTCTTTATTCTGGCTAGACATTTCAGCTACAATTCTTGACCTTGAAGCATCGTCCACCGCATCCAATATCCGCAATACCTTGCTTGGAGTTAGGTCCGCCATTTTTAGCAGCAGCGCACCGGCGGTCTTTGGGTCCATAGTTGAGAAGGTTGCCTTAAGCTGAGTTGTGTCGAGCACGGTTTGCGGCTGTGACGCAGCTGTTTCCTGCTGCTTGATTTCCGCTTGCAATGCTGCGATTTGCCGGTCTTTGGCTGTCTTTACGTCCTTAAGCATCACAGTGGCTTGCGCTGCCACCTTAGGCGTCATTTTTTCCAAAATGTTAACACGGTCATCAGGCCGCATCGCATCGAGGACGAGGACTGCATCTTCAATCTGCATGCTTTCAAGAATAGGCGCCGCCTTGCTTGGAGTAATCTTCGCATACATACCAGCCAGCTCGCTGATTTTGCTTTGATACTGCTCGTCGTCGAGACGTTTAACTTCGTTTACCTGTTTCAGCTGGGCTATTTGTCCTTGCAAGTCGGTGATTTGTTGCGATTGCTTTGCTGTCTCTTCGGCCGCTTTTGCCAACTCCGCTTCTTTCGCTGCAAGCTTCGAAGTCAGCTCGGCAATTTTCGCCGCACTGTTCGCGGTTTTTAATTTCCCTTCGTCAACAACGCCCTGTTGACCGCCAGAAGCAGGCTCAGGAAGCACTTGCTTGAGAAACGGGATCGAATGGCCGATCTCAAGCGCTTTATTGCGTAAATCAACATTAAACAAAGTGACAAGTACACCGAGCAGCACAAGTGTAAACAGCACCGGCGTAACGAAAAACATAAACCGTTCGAAGCCGCTGTAACCTTGCTTTTCCATTTCCAAGTCCGCCAAATCTATCCCTCCCTCGAGCACTGACGCCCGATTCGTCAAGCCCGTTCCAGTTATGTGACTGAAGTCATGTAACGGACAGTTGCCAATTCATCCATTTCGTTTTGTTCCTTCAACTGCAGCATAGTGCGAAATCGGTTAAGCGCTCGTTCTTTCGATTTTTGCCAAACCTTCTCATCCATCATCTTATCGGAGAGAAACGTACGGCTGTCGTCCACCTGCTGCCGGGCCTTACTAACATCAATCCGTTTGCTGGTGATGGAGGAATCGATGAAATCCACATAGTGCTGCATAATCATCAAATCCGAGAGCGGAACGGCAGTCAATGAAGCTTCCTGCAAGCGGCTTGACCACGATTCTCGCTCTTGCAATAGATTGTCAAGCGTCGTTTCTTCAGATTGCAGCTTGCCGAATGCGGCCGATAACAGCCATTCCGCTTGCGTCTTCTCACTTGACTTAAGATCGACGATCTTCTGATACGCATACTCAAACTTTGCCACCGTCGAAACCGTCCCTTCTTGTCACGAACCATGCTCGAATTCTTGATTCGTTAGTGGAGTCTTTTTTAGTTATCTTTTATAGAAATCGATCACTAATCTCTCTTGAGCTTCTTTATAGTCGACCTTTTCTGATGTTTTTTGACGGGTGTAAGCGCGAATCGGCTCAATGTTTTCAATAGCCTTATCTATTTCTGTATTCGAACCTCGTTGGTACGCCCCAATATTAATAAGGTCTTCCGAATCTTTATAAATAGAAAGGAGACGTTTCAACTCATTCGCTGCATCCTGCTGCTCTTCCGGAACGATTTCTTTCATGACTCGACTGACAGATGACAGAATATCAATAGCGGGAAAATGTCCTTTATTGGCTAGATCCCTGCTCAAGACAATATGACCGTCCAATATACCGCGAACGGCGTCGGCAATCGGCTCATTCATATCGTCGCCGTCGACGAGCACAGTGTAGAATGCGGTGATCGAGCCTTTTGACCCTGTTCCGGCCCGTTCCAATAGTTTCGGCAGATTCGCAAAAACCGACGGGGTGTATCCCCTTGTAGCGGGCGGTTCTCCTATTGCCAAGCCGACCTCACGCAGCGCCATCGCATACCGAGTGACTGAATCCATCATGAGCATCACATTCAAGCCGCGGTCGCGGAAATATTCAGCGATTGTTGTCGCAATCAGAGCTCCCTTGATTCGAATCAGAGCCGGCTGATCGGACGTAGCGACAATAACGACAGAGCGCGAAAGCCCTTCAGGGCCGAGATCCTTCTCGATAAATTCAAGCACCTCGCGTCCTCGCTCGCCGATAAGTGCAATCACATTCACGTCGGCGGAGGTATTACGGGCAACCATACCGAGCAGCGTACTTTTGCCTACACCCGACCCGGCGAATATTCCGACGCGCTGACCTTGGCCTATCGTCAGCAGTCCGTCGATGGCGCGTACGCCAATACTAAGCGGTTCCTTGACCCTCGGCCTCATTAAAGGATTGCTTGGCTGATTATGGGTCGAGTAATGCGGCATCCTGCTGGAAATAAAAGAACCGTCGAGCGGTTGACCGAGCCCGTCAAGTACTCTGCCGAGTAAATCGGAACCCACCTGCACCGAAAGAGGTTTACCGGTTCCGACTACATCGCAGCCCGGTCCGATCGATTGCAGTTCACCGAGCGGCATGAGAATAACCTTATTGTTGCGAAATCCGACAACCTCGGCTTTGAGCGGCTTGGCCGACTTAACCGGGTAGATGAAGCAGACATCGCCGATACTTGCATCAGGACCTTCCGACTCGACGGTTAATCCGATAACTTGCGTTACTTTGCCGTTTACACGTACGGGAT
This is a stretch of genomic DNA from Paenibacillus sp. sptzw28. It encodes these proteins:
- a CDS encoding MotE family protein — encoded protein: MADLEMEKQGYSGFERFMFFVTPVLFTLVLLGVLVTLFNVDLRNKALEIGHSIPFLKQVLPEPASGGQQGVVDEGKLKTANSAAKIAELTSKLAAKEAELAKAAEETAKQSQQITDLQGQIAQLKQVNEVKRLDDEQYQSKISELAGMYAKITPSKAAPILESMQIEDAVLVLDAMRPDDRVNILEKMTPKVAAQATVMLKDVKTAKDRQIAALQAEIKQQETAASQPQTVLDTTQLKATFSTMDPKTAGALLLKMADLTPSKVLRILDAVDDASRSRIVAEMSSQNKDVTAQLVSKLMTGK
- the fliJ gene encoding flagellar export protein FliJ, whose product is MAKFEYAYQKIVDLKSSEKTQAEWLLSAAFGKLQSEETTLDNLLQERESWSSRLQEASLTAVPLSDLMIMQHYVDFIDSSITSKRIDVSKARQQVDDSRTFLSDKMMDEKVWQKSKERALNRFRTMLQLKEQNEMDELATVRYMTSVT
- the fliI gene encoding flagellar protein export ATPase FliI translates to MTASRLNVQKYIEHMRPIDPVRVNGKVTQVIGLTVESEGPDASIGDVCFIYPVKSAKPLKAEVVGFRNNKVILMPLGELQSIGPGCDVVGTGKPLSVQVGSDLLGRVLDGLGQPLDGSFISSRMPHYSTHNQPSNPLMRPRVKEPLSIGVRAIDGLLTIGQGQRVGIFAGSGVGKSTLLGMVARNTSADVNVIALIGERGREVLEFIEKDLGPEGLSRSVVIVATSDQPALIRIKGALIATTIAEYFRDRGLNVMLMMDSVTRYAMALREVGLAIGEPPATRGYTPSVFANLPKLLERAGTGSKGSITAFYTVLVDGDDMNEPIADAVRGILDGHIVLSRDLANKGHFPAIDILSSVSRVMKEIVPEEQQDAANELKRLLSIYKDSEDLINIGAYQRGSNTEIDKAIENIEPIRAYTRQKTSEKVDYKEAQERLVIDFYKR
- a CDS encoding flagellar hook capping FlgD N-terminal domain-containing protein, with translation MSNDAISTGNVWPYYAKSNVQTASAKTKDETLGKDDFLRILVTQLQNQDPMQPLQDKDFIAQMAQFSSVEQLMNMTGELTKIRQNLGMASSMIGKDVEWYQTGQTGELISKSGKVDSILIKDGTQYARVGDLDIKLDDIISIAEGGEQTSE
- a CDS encoding flagellar hook-length control protein FliK, giving the protein MQMSISQAAPAVSQAQPGGNGTKGTAPESNGFDQTLEQTISGVLTTTGQSQAPVTGEAAAIPINANALTGLLGSNFTAADLLKAIEELLKKLDSQDDPKGDSAVSENDMADTLKQLDELLALLGMPVLQQPAADPANVNPADENAGQASIDSNTAIKLSEAVQTGLAQQSAALIPKSLSSPEEQSGHNKEVMTALKFGLQDALMDLRSFLQQGRGGKVTLDQLDLIGKQLTQVKQMLDGVMPQRVKIQHAAVPNVESADAMPNIQTTQASNSHLHRMANQLLHVGLLKVLPSKQETVSADKPAEELAASSSTAVPIAGSQEQQRQIHPVKIAAPIPVQQFAETMQSLVAKQFNVSSVNGVSEARISLFPEHLGQVDVRITVHNGQLTALFLTDTTAAKDILENQMAQLRSSLQSQGLQVDKLEVSQTTVQTSMFQDRQGHGGREQQADKRNKSESDTLGEVTAFDVDLEGKAAEQAVDRRMGLGRGIHTLV
- a CDS encoding TIGR02530 family flagellar biosynthesis protein, whose protein sequence is MNDQFTIGDLRLNGVNPQVRKQSRQEGSTATVSFKETLGRSILNFSHHAELRLAQRGISLKPEALAKIGHAIDQAAAKGAKDSLVVYREIAMIVNIPSRTVVTAMDGNTVQGNVFTQIDSAVIVS